One window from the genome of Alnus glutinosa chromosome 13, dhAlnGlut1.1, whole genome shotgun sequence encodes:
- the LOC133854089 gene encoding ABC transporter C family member 10-like, producing the protein MANGFWRVFCGNSECSSEVANGCTYGFLSIIDPNTCINSCLLISFDFLLLLMLIFIFLYRSFSRKVIAPSQSNRFPPVVIFSAIFNGALALAYLGSGVWICYEQLKATGTILPLHGWLVMLSQGFTWLLLDLTLLIGNLHLRHITTAKLCSTVLFLFAGFLCFSSLWIIIVNKTVSVEMVLEILSFPGAILLLFCIFQGQKYEETEADFSQDASYAPLQGEEANTTCENCSNENVTPFAKAGFLSTMSFWWMNRLMKQGKERILEENDIPQLRQADRAQTCYLMFKEQLTKRKQKGTYESPSMFSVIFSCQKKEILISGFFALIKVLTVSTGPLFLKAFIEVAEGEAAFRYEGYVLAGGLFLAKCLESFCERQWFFQTRLIGLQLRSFLSAAIYQKQLRLSNAAKVTHSPGEIMNYVTVDAYRIGEFPCWFHQIWSTSLQLCLALVIVYYSVGLATVAAIIVIILTVLATSPLAKLQYIYQTKLMVSQDKRLKAIAEALANMKVLKLYAWEKHFDNVIQALRKEESKWILAILSQKGYYLILFWSSPILVSAVTFWSCYFLGIPLSTSNVFMFLASLRIVQEPIRMLPDVAGIFIEANVSLTRIEEFLKAPELENRNATQMCEGKELEQSIFMRATEISWETNSANATLRNISLEVKPGEKVAICGEVGSGKSTLLAAILGEVPNIKGIVNVYGKKAYVSQTSWIQTGSIRENILFGSSMDALRYQEVLRRCSLLKDLEMLPFGDLTEIGERGVTLSGGQKQRVQLARALYQDADIYLLDDPFSAVDAHTATNLFNEYVVEGLSGKTVLLVTHQVDFLPAFDSILFMTEGKILRASTYDQLLASSQGFQNLVNAHNDSAGSDRQAKYASSGTSKTSKSEIQRNYSDKQLISSLGDQLIQQEEREIGDTGFKPYVQYLNQNKGFLYFSLAIICHAIFIVGQIIQNYWLAAYIQDSHVTRLKLIAVFSVIGCILVLFLLLRSFYVVLVSYGASQMIFSKLMTSLIHAPMSFYDSTPLGRILIRVSSDLSAVDLDVAFKFSTALGSYMITYSGYGILAILTWPVLFVIIPMVYLTVLLQRYYFASAKELMRTDGTTKSLIASHLAESIAGAMTIRAFGEEEQFFLKYLNLIDRNARPYFNCFSANEWLIQRLEILCAIVLSSSALAMTLFGLGASASGFIGMALSYGLTLNVNVVYAIQTWCLLENLITSVERLEQYMHIPSEAAQVIEGHRPMHNWPVVGEVKICDLKVRYRPNAPLVLQGISCKFEGGHKIGIVGRTGSGKTTLISALFRLVEPTEGRIIIDDVDISAIGLHDLRSRLGIIPQDPTLFSGSVRYNLDPLSEHIDHEIWEVLEKCQLREAICEKEEGLDSLVMQDGSNWSLGQRQLFCLGRALLKRSQILVLDEATASIDNATDSILQNTLRTEFKSCTVITVAHRIPTVMDCSKVLAMSDGKIVEYDEPSKLMNNDASLFGQLVKEYWSRSSNATI; encoded by the exons ATGGCAAACGGTTTCTGGAGAGTTTTCTGTGGGAATTCTGAGTGTTCAAGTGAAGTTGCAAACGGATGCACTTATGGTTTTCTATCCATAATCGACCCAAATACATGCATCAACAGTTGTTTGCtcatttcttttgattttttgctTCTGCTCATGCTCATATTTATCTTCCTCTATAGATCATTCTCAAGGAAGGTTATAGCTCCCTCACAGTCTAATCGCTTCCCTCCAGTTGTGATTTTCTCGGCCATTTTTAATGGTGCTCTGGCTTTAGCTTACTTGGGATCCGGGGTTTGGATATGTTATGAGCAACTGAAGGCAACGGGTACCATTTTACCATTGCATGGATGGCTAGTAATGCTATCCCAAGGGTTCACATGGTTGCTACTGGATCTTACATTACTTATTGGCAATCTACACCTTCGGCACATCACAACTGCAAAGCTTTGTTCAACTGTCCTCTTCTTGTTTGCAGGTTTCCTCTGCTTTTCGTCTCTCTGGATCATTATTGTGAACAAAACAGTATCTGTTGAGATGGTTCTGGAAATATTATCCTTTCCGGGAGCAATCCTGTTACTCTTCTGTATTTTTCAGGGACAGAAGTATGAGGAAACTGAAGCAGACTTCAGTCAAGATGCTTCCTATGCACCTTTGCAAGGTGAAGAAGCCAATACCACATGTGAAAATTGTTCTAATGAAAATGTCACACCTTTTGCCAAAGCTGGATTTCTTAGTACCATGTCATTTTGGTGGATGAATAGATTAATGAAGCAGGGTAAGGAGAGAATTCTCGAGGAAAATGATATTCCACAGTTACGGCAGGCAGACCGGGCGCAAACATGCTACTTAATGTTTAAGGAGCAACTAAccaaacgaaaacaaaaaggaaCATATGAATCCCCTTCAATGTTCTCAGTAATTTTTTCCTGCCAGAAAAAAGAGATTCTAATTTCTGGGTTTTTTGCATTGATCAAGGTTCTCACAGTGTCAACTGGTCCATTGTTTCTTAAAGCCTTCATTGAGGTTGCTGAAGGCGAAGCAGCTTTTAGATATGAGGGTTATGTGCTTGCAGGAGGGCTCTTCCTGGCGAAATGTTTGGAGTCATTCTGTGAGAGGCAATGGTTCTTTCAAACCAGATTGATTGGGCTCCAATTAAGATCCTTCCTGTCTGCAGCTATTTATCAGAAACAACTACGGCTCTCAAACGCTGCTAAGGTGACTCATTCTCCTGGTGAGATAATGAACTATGTCACTGTAGATGCCTATAGAATAGGGGAATTCCCATGTTGGTTTCATCAGATATGGTCAACAAGCCTTCAGCTGTGTCTTGCATTAGTGATCGTCTACTATTCTGTGGGGCTAGCAACTGTTGCGGCTATAATTGTAATCATACTGACTGTGCTTGCAACTTCTCCATTAGCCAAATTGCAGTATATATATCAGACAAAGCTCATGGTATCACAAGATAAGAGGCTGAAGGCCATTGCAGAAGCTCTTGCAAATATGAAGGTCTTGAAGTTGTACGCTTGGGAGAAACATTTTGATAATGTCATACAAGCCTTAAGGAAAGAAGAATCCAAGTGGATACTagcaattttatctcaaaaggGCTACTATCTGATATTGTTTTGGTCGTCTCCCATTTTAGTATCGGCTGTCACCTTTTGGTCTTGCTACTTCCTTGGAATTCCACTCTCTACTAGTAATGTATTCATGTTCCTAGCAAGTCTGCGTATTGTTCAGGAGCCTATTAGGATGCTCCCTGATGTTGCTGGAATTTTCATTGAAGCAAATGTTTCGTTAACTCGGATTGAAGAGTTTCTGAAGGCACCTGAGTTAGAGAACAGAAATGCAACGCAAATGTGCGAGGGGAAGGAGCTTGAGCAGTCCATATTTATGAGGGCCACTGAAATATCGTGGGAGACTAATTCTGCAAATGCCACACTAAGAAACATAAGTTTGGAGGTGAAACCAGGAGAAAAGGTAGCTATTTGTGGAGAGGTTGGATCAGGTAAATCAACCCTTTTAGCTGCAATTCTTGGAGAGGTGCCAAACATCAAAGGCATA GTTAATGTTTATGGAAAGAAAGCATATGTTTCTCAGACATCCTGGATCCAGACAGGGTCTATTCGAGAAAACATTCTATTTGGGTCTTCCATGGATGCGCTTAGATACCAAGAAGTGCTTAGAAGATGTTCCCTATTAAAGGACCTCGAGATGCTTCCATTTGGCGATCTCACAGAAATAGGAGAAAGAGGTGTTACTCTGAGCGGTGGACAAAAGCAGCGGGTTCAACTTGCACGTGCGCTCTATCAGGATGCGGACATATATCTCTTGGATGATCCATTCAGTGCTGTTGATGCACATACAGCAACCAATCTATTTAAT GAATATGTCGTGGAAGGTCTATCTGGGAAGACAGTATTGTTGGTGACTCACCAAGTGGATTTCCTTCCTGCATTTGATTCTATTTTG TTTATGACTGAAGGGAAAATCCTAAGAGCTTCTACATATGACCAGTTGCTGGCTTCTAGTCAAGGATTCCAAAATCTTGTCAATGCACACAATGACAGTGCTGGTTCTGATAGACAAGCCAAGTATGCTTCTTCTGGAACATCTAAAACCTCCAAAAGTGAGATCCAGAGAAATTATAGTGATAAGCAGTTAATATCATCTTTAGGAGATCAATTGATTCagcaagaagaaagagaaataggAGACACTGGTTTCAAGCCTTACGTACAATATCTGAACCAGAACAAAGGCTTTTTATACTTCTCCTTGGCAATTATATGCCATGCTATATTCATAGTTGGTCAAATTATACAAAACTACTGGTTGGCTGCTTACATCCAGGATTCTCATGTAACTAGATTAAAACTGATTGCAGTTTTCTCTGTCATCGGTTGTATCCTAGTACTCTTTTTGCTTCTTAGATCCTTTTATGTAGTTCTTGTAAGTTATGGTGCTTCACAGATGATTTTTTCCAAACTTATGACCTCTCTTATCCATGCACCAATGTCCTTTTACGATTCGACGCCTCTGGGAAGAATTCTCATCCGG GTATCATCTGATTTGAGTGCCGTTGACCTTGATGTGGCTTTCAAATTTAGTACTGCCCTTGGGTCATATATGATTACATACTCTGGCTATGGAATATTAGCTATCCTAACCTGGCCAGTCTTGTTTGTCATCATTCCCATGGTTTACCTGACTGTACTTTTGCAG AGATACTACTTTGCTTCCGCAAAAGAGTTGATGCGAACAGACGGCACCACCAAGTCTTTAATTGCAAGCCACCTTGCTGAATCCATTGCTGGAGCCATGACAATTAGAGCTTTTGGGGAGGAAGAGCAGTTCTTCTTGAAGTACTTGAACCTTATTGACAGAAACGCCAGACCATACTTCAATTGTTTTTCAGCAAATGAGTGGTTGATCCAACGCCTTGAAATTCTATGTGCAATTGTTCTCTCATCTTCAGCGCTTGCTATGACTTTGTTTGGTCTTGGAGCTTCTGCCTCTG GTTTTATTGGAATGGCACTTTCATATGGTCTTACATTAAATGTGAATGTCGTTTATGCTATCCAAACCTGGTGCTTGCTAGAAAATCTCATTACTTCTGTGGAAAGACTCGAACAATACATGCATATTCCCAGTGAAGCTGCACAAGTAATTGAAGGTCACCGACCCATGCATAATTGGCCTGTTGTTGGTGAAGTGAAGATATGTGATTTAAAG GTAAGGTATCGGCCCAATGCTCCATTAGTTCTTCAGGGGATAAGTTGCAAATTCGAAGGAGGGCATAAAATTGGGATTGTTGGGCGGACTGGCAGTGGAAAGACAACTCTTATTAGTGCTTTGTTTCGTCTGGTGGAGCCAACAGAGGGAAGGATCATTATAGATGATGTTGACATTTCTGCAATTGGGCTTCATGATCTAAGATCACGTTTAGGAATCATACCACAAGATCCAACACTTTTTAGTGGGTCTGTGAGATACAATTTAGACCCCTTGTCAGAGCATATTGATCATGAGATATGGGAG GTTCTAGAAAAGTGCCAACTTCGAGAGGCTATCTGCGAAAAAGAGGAGGGCCTTGATTCCTTAG TTATGCAAGATGGATCAAACTGGAGCTTGGGGCAGCGACAATTGTTTTGTTTGGGACGTGCATTACTGAAGAGAAGTCAGATACTTGTGCTTGATGAAGCCACTGCATCGATTGATAATGCAACCGACTCTATTCTCCAGAATACTTTGCGAACAGAATTCAAATCATGCACTGTCATAACAGTGGCTCATCGGATTCCAACTGTCATGGATTGCTCTAAGGTTCTTGCCATGAGTGATG GAAAAATAGTAGAGTATGATGAGCCATCAAAGCTGATGAATAATGATGCATCGCTATTTGGGCAGCTTGTTAAGGAATATTGGTCTCGTTCTTCAAATGCCACAATCTGA